In Aulosira sp. FACHB-615, the genomic window AAGTCTGTAAAATAGGGATTTCATATTCACCTGTTAAAAAAACGCCGTTGTCAGTTTGTAAAATATCTTGGCGATAACCGCGTACACTACCTAAACCTCCAAATACTAACTGTTCAGAAGATGCCAAGGCCCGATCTGCTAATTGAGCATTGGCGCGTAATCTAAATAATTGTTTATATTTCTCATTGCCAAAAACACGTAACCATAATGCTTGTCCTTGCCAAGAAAAAAAGCGACTATCGGGAATGACTTCATTTATTCCTGGAATCTGTTGATTGATAGTGGAATTAAAGGCATGAAAACCGAAGCTAAATTGAGAACGAAAGGCAATCACCTCTTGGGCATTTTGCCTTGTCCAGTCCTGGAAAAACCTGAGTGCAAAGATGCGCGTCACTCCATTGTCATCAGCTCCTGGCGAAAGAGGAAAAGGAATATTCAATAAAGATGTTTGACTTTCTCTCAAAGAAGCTGTCAAACCCAAGGCTACTTCTTCAAAGGTTGGTAGTGGTGTTGAATCTTTCTTTGTTGCACTCAAAATTCTGCGGCTAATGGGCTGACGCAGAGTTAATTCGTAGGAACGGGATTCTGATTCAATATCTCCACCATTTCCATCGTTATCAATGTCATCGAAGGGTGGTTCAATCACCTGATTTTGACTGTTGATATAGGCAAATGAGAGAGTTCCTTCGCTGGGATTGAGAGGGAATGTGTAACTTGCATCAAAGTTATTACTCCCATCTGTGTTTGTGTAACCCAGACTCAAGCGATCGCCTAGCCCTAGTAAATTAGCTTCTCTGAAAACTGCTCTGCGTTCAAAACTACCAACACTGGGAGCGCGACCATTATCAATGCTAAGTGCTGTATTGAAAGAGTTAGCCTCCTGAATTTGTACATCCAAAATACTTTCCCCTGGATTTGTACCAGATGAGAGACGAGCAGATATTGATTTGATTAGTGGGTTAATTTGTAGCAGTTGTAAGGCTTCTCGTAGTTTTTCAGTATTTAATGGCTTTGATGCTGCAAGTGCTATACGCGATCGCACATACTCACGATTCAGTCTTGAACTAGCGGGTTCTGTTGTATTTTTTTTATTTGGATCAATAAATGTAACTTTTATATCGTTTAACTCGCCTTCGATAATTCGGATAATGACAATACCTTCTCTATTCAATTGGGTTTCTTTCGGTATATAAATAACCGCACCAGAAGTATCAAAGCCATCATCAGCATAAATTTTAGCGATAGTAGAAGATATCTGAATCAACTCTGACAATAAAAAAATTTCATGATTTGAATTTGTTTGAGAATTTTGTATAAGTTTATCCTCATTATCAGAAAATTTGCATACATAATTTTCTGGATTTTGTTCATCGTTATCCGAACTACACCTCTTATCTTTTTTTTTGTATACTATTTTCAGCTTTTTAAGCTTTTCAGCTAGTTTTGTGTTATCCTCATCCTTTAATTTTTTATATAACTTTTTCAGTAGTAGTTCTGATTTATAAACTGTGCTATTAACAAATTTTAAACTAGTGACTTTGTATGGTTTGTCTGTTTCACAAATTGCTTCTGGAATCTGAGCAGGGGAACATGGTGATTGCTGCTGTTCAGGAGAAAGTATTGGGTTAGGAATGTTAGAAGGTAAAGTATCTGGTTGTGGTTCATTTCTTATAGTTGGTGGGACTGGAAAAGTAGGAGAAGTAACTTGAGCGACATAAATAATTGGTGAATTCCAAAATTTATATCCTACTGCATTAATTTCAAATTTTTTACTACTAAACACCTCTAATTGTTTAGAAGAATTGTCTCTAAATTCCACATCAAAATCTGTTACTAGGGAAGAGCTTACAGATGATTCTGACAATGCAAGCGGAGGAAACACTGGAGTTTCAGTGCTTGGTTTGATAATTGACAAGGAATCAAAATGACTGTTACTTGCTGATGCTGCATTAATACTAGCAGTCAAGACAAATGGACTTAAGCATAGCAACCAGCAAATAAAGTTGTATGAGTAATTCTGATAGTGTTGCATGAGTTTACCTGAAAGGTCTAACCTCTCAAATTAGCCCCACTACAGTTGATTTCTCGAATGTCTGCGTA contains:
- a CDS encoding ShlB/FhaC/HecB family hemolysin secretion/activation protein, whose protein sequence is MQHYQNYSYNFICWLLCLSPFVLTASINAASASNSHFDSLSIIKPSTETPVFPPLALSESSVSSSLVTDFDVEFRDNSSKQLEVFSSKKFEINAVGYKFWNSPIIYVAQVTSPTFPVPPTIRNEPQPDTLPSNIPNPILSPEQQQSPCSPAQIPEAICETDKPYKVTSLKFVNSTVYKSELLLKKLYKKLKDEDNTKLAEKLKKLKIVYKKKDKRCSSDNDEQNPENYVCKFSDNEDKLIQNSQTNSNHEIFLLSELIQISSTIAKIYADDGFDTSGAVIYIPKETQLNREGIVIIRIIEGELNDIKVTFIDPNKKNTTEPASSRLNREYVRSRIALAASKPLNTEKLREALQLLQINPLIKSISARLSSGTNPGESILDVQIQEANSFNTALSIDNGRAPSVGSFERRAVFREANLLGLGDRLSLGYTNTDGSNNFDASYTFPLNPSEGTLSFAYINSQNQVIEPPFDDIDNDGNGGDIESESRSYELTLRQPISRRILSATKKDSTPLPTFEEVALGLTASLRESQTSLLNIPFPLSPGADDNGVTRIFALRFFQDWTRQNAQEVIAFRSQFSFGFHAFNSTINQQIPGINEVIPDSRFFSWQGQALWLRVFGNEKYKQLFRLRANAQLADRALASSEQLVFGGLGSVRGYRQDILQTDNGVFLTGEYEIPILQTFKNTGVVQVVPFVDYGIGWNSSGNANPSPNSLASLGLGLQWQQGNDFTARFDWGIPLISAESRGRTWQENGLYFSVQWNRF